TATTGAGCATGGCCACGGTTTGGTCTACAGCCGAATCCTCTTCCTTGGTGTTGATCAACCCTGCCGTTTGTCTCCGATCCAACGTCATTAAAGCCAAATTCTCTCTGACTGAGCGTGTCAACAGCAATCCGTCTGTTTTTCTTTCTTCCGGAACCAAGGCAATTCCTTGTTTGATCGCAGCTTCAGGACTTTTCAAAGAAACATCCCGGCCATATAATTTGATTTCCCCTTGTTCTACCGGATAAGCCCCGAACAATGCCCGCAGGAAATCACTTTGTCCGTGCCCCTGAAGGCCGGCGATTCCAAGGATTTCTCCTTTTCTCACCTGGAGGTTGATGTTCCTTAAGCGTCTCCCTGAAGAAAGATTGCGAATATCCAGCGCGATCTCCTTGGTTTCCATTTTTTTCCTTTTCGAGAAAGTCTCATTCAGGTCGCGTCCGGCAATCCAGTTGACAATTTGCTCATTGCCGACCGTTCCCCAATCAAAGGTCGTGATGTAACGAGTGTCTCTAAAAATGGTCGCACGGTCCGCAATCTGATGCAGTTCATTCATCCGGTGGGAAATAAAAACAACGGTTTTCTCCTGCTTGGTCAAACGCTTTATTAAAGTGAACAACTGATTGACTTCGTGCTGTCCTAAAGCGGACGTCGCTTCGTCAAAGATGATCAACTGCGGATTTCGCGATAATGCTTTGGAGATTTCGACCAATTGCTTCTGGGCCAAAGGCAAGTCACGAACCAACGCTTTTGAATCGATTTCAAATCCTAGCTCATTTAATAATTCATGAGCCATTTCATTGGTTTTTTTGAAATCAATCAGTCCAAATTTGTTCTTCGGCTCGTGTCCAAGATAGATGTTCTCGGCTACAGACAAATCCGGCACAAGGGATAATTCCTGAAACACGGCCACGATCCCATGGCGAACCGCATCCATTGGGGAATTAATTTCAACTTCCTTTCCCTGCATGCGAATCCTGCCGGAATCCGGCTTGACAACTCCACACAAAATTTTGATCAGTGTACTTTTTCCGGCGCCGTTTTCCCCCAGCAGAGCGTGAACTTCCCCTCTCGCGCAGGAGAATTTTGCATCAATGAGCGCTCTTACGCCGCCGTAGTTCTTATTTAATCCGTCCGCTTCAATCAGAGGAGTCTTATCTTGGATATCGGGCATTCTGGCTTCAAGGTTCATTCATACCGCCCCCTGATATGGAATAATGCCAATAAGAATTTGCTTTTTCCGAAGAGCCGAAAACTCACAAACTCTCATGTGGAAAAAAGAGGGAAAGATCCTAGATGAACCTACGATGCTTTCCCTCCGTATGCATCCCTCGTATTATTTTTTAGGCAGAATTTGCTCCAGCTTCAGGTTAAAGCTGTTGTTATTGTCAGTCCAGTCAACAAAGAAGTTATCCGGCTGACCTGGAGCATACCACTTATCAATTTCTGTGTTTGTACCCACAGGCAGAGGAGCCAAGGTAAGCTTGTCCACATTTTCTTTATTCAGTATTTTCAAAGCCACATCAATCGAAGTTGCAACCAGGTAAGGAGGTTGACCAATGGCAATCCCTTTAATCTTTTCATCCTTCATGTGACGGAAGAAACCATTTGTCATTTCCCCGGTCATCGGAACGGTGGACGGGTCGATACCATGTTGCTTCAACGCTTGAATAATCGCGTTTTCACCGCCGCCCTCCTGCAAAATCCCGGCAATTCCCTTATCCTTTTGCGCAGTGAGCATATTGTTGATTTCCGTTGCAGTTGCCGCGTCATCCCACTTACCGAAACCTTCTTGAAGAATTTTCACATCCGGATATTTGGCAAGAACTTCTTGGTAGCCTTTGTTGCGATCCCGGCTAACCGTCGTTCCTTCTACCCCTTTGATCAACAGGATGTTTCCTTTTCCGCCGATTTGGTCCATCAGCCATTGGGCTTGCTTGCGGCCGAATTCTACTTGGTCGGTGTTTACATTGTAGACTTTGTCGGAATCCACCGTGTTATCGAAAGCGACAACTACGATTCCGCGGTCAGCCGCTTCATTCATGACAGGAGCCAAAGCCGTTGGCGATGCAGCGTTGACGATAATCGCGTCGTAACCCTTGGACATCATGTTGCGAATCTCGTTGATTTGAGCCTGCGGATCGTTACCGGAGCTCGAGGAATAAAACTCGGAAATCAAGCCGGCATCTTTCTTCTGTTGCGCATAAGCTTCGAAAATTTTAACCATTTCGGAACGCCAGGAGTTTCCGATATAGGAGTTGCTCAATGCGATTTTGAATGCTTTTTTCCCATCTCCCGCTTTTGCGTCGCCACTGCTCGGCGCTGCACTCTGGGCAGCCGGCTTATCGCTCGCGTTTTGTTTGCTGTCGGATCCGCCTGAGCTGCCGCCGCATCCGGTTAAAGCCGCTATCGCCAATACCAGTACCATAAAAATCGGAAGCCATTTTGACATTTTCAACATAGAAAGTCCCCCCTAATCAATTTTCACTACACTTTGTGCTTGAACATTCAACTTACAAACATTTCCAATTGAACATAAAAATCATTGATGAAAGTTGAGCTTATTCCCCCCTTTTCCCGAATAATTGTAAAAGTGGAACCTATGCAGCAAACTGACTTAGAGTAATTTTCACCCCCTGCACAGAATCAGCAATCGATCCGCATCAAAAATCAAACATTGGTTTGGGCACTTTTTTGGCGATCGCATCTTCAAAAGCCTGGATAGCGTCATCGGGACGATAATGAGCTACGAGCGGATCAATCTGAAACAATCCTCTGTCCAGTAATTTGATTGCCCTTTCAAAGTTTTCCCAATCGGATGAAAAGCTGGTGTGTATCGAAATCTCTTTTCTGACTGCATTTGACAGATTCGCTTCGACTAATTTGGCAAACAGACCGACCAGTGTAATATTTCCGCCTTTTACAACCAAATCAAGCGCAGTACGGAACGCGGAAGGGGCTCCGGAGCATTCGACAACGGCATGGACCGTTTCCCTGTTATAATGCTTTATCAAGAATTCGGGGATGGATTCCCGGTCGGCATTGATTGTCTTTATTCCCAGTGATCTGCTGATCGGCATCCGTACGGCTTCGTCAGCTTCAACCCCAACTACTACCGGTTCCGCTCCGGCGATCTTGACCATTTGCGCACCCAGTATACCGATAGGACCCGGGCCTGTAATGAGAACTACGTCACCCGCGCCAATCGCGCTGCGATCCAATACGGCATGAGTGAGCACGGACACCGGCTCGACGAGACTGGCTTGCGCATAGGACAGACTTTCCGGAAATTTATGCAAATATGGCGCTTTGACCGCAACGTACTCCGAGAAAACACCGTCTCTGTGCATTCCGCGGATTTGAAACCGATTGCAAATATGCCGTTTGCCTTTCATGCAGCTTTCACACACGCCGCAGTATTGAATCGCTTCTATGACCACACGGTCCCCGGGCCGAAAGCCGGTAACGGATGAACCGACTTTCTCTACATGGCCCGAGCCTTCGTGCCCCATGATCACCGGCGGTTCGATAAAATGATGGGTCGGTGCGTAGTGATAAGCGTGAATGTCTGATCCGC
This window of the Ferviditalea candida genome carries:
- a CDS encoding sugar ABC transporter ATP-binding protein, producing MNLEARMPDIQDKTPLIEADGLNKNYGGVRALIDAKFSCARGEVHALLGENGAGKSTLIKILCGVVKPDSGRIRMQGKEVEINSPMDAVRHGIVAVFQELSLVPDLSVAENIYLGHEPKNKFGLIDFKKTNEMAHELLNELGFEIDSKALVRDLPLAQKQLVEISKALSRNPQLIIFDEATSALGQHEVNQLFTLIKRLTKQEKTVVFISHRMNELHQIADRATIFRDTRYITTFDWGTVGNEQIVNWIAGRDLNETFSKRKKMETKEIALDIRNLSSGRRLRNINLQVRKGEILGIAGLQGHGQSDFLRALFGAYPVEQGEIKLYGRDVSLKSPEAAIKQGIALVPEERKTDGLLLTRSVRENLALMTLDRRQTAGLINTKEEDSAVDQTVAMLNIKTHDLNQEVGNLSGGNQQKVVIGKAILTHAKVLLLADPTRGIDVGTKAEIYQLMNKLTEEGMTILFYSTELAELIHVCHRVAVFKQGQIVAILEEEEVNELNIINAALSMS
- a CDS encoding substrate-binding domain-containing protein yields the protein MLKMSKWLPIFMVLVLAIAALTGCGGSSGGSDSKQNASDKPAAQSAAPSSGDAKAGDGKKAFKIALSNSYIGNSWRSEMVKIFEAYAQQKKDAGLISEFYSSSSGNDPQAQINEIRNMMSKGYDAIIVNAASPTALAPVMNEAADRGIVVVAFDNTVDSDKVYNVNTDQVEFGRKQAQWLMDQIGGKGNILLIKGVEGTTVSRDRNKGYQEVLAKYPDVKILQEGFGKWDDAATATEINNMLTAQKDKGIAGILQEGGGENAIIQALKQHGIDPSTVPMTGEMTNGFFRHMKDEKIKGIAIGQPPYLVATSIDVALKILNKENVDKLTLAPLPVGTNTEIDKWYAPGQPDNFFVDWTDNNNSFNLKLEQILPKK
- a CDS encoding zinc-dependent alcohol dehydrogenase, whose amino-acid sequence is MKAIVKKEKKFGGIEVTEVPIPDMDHDEVLVRMHHASICGSDIHAYHYAPTHHFIEPPVIMGHEGSGHVEKVGSSVTGFRPGDRVVIEAIQYCGVCESCMKGKRHICNRFQIRGMHRDGVFSEYVAVKAPYLHKFPESLSYAQASLVEPVSVLTHAVLDRSAIGAGDVVLITGPGPIGILGAQMVKIAGAEPVVVGVEADEAVRMPISRSLGIKTINADRESIPEFLIKHYNRETVHAVVECSGAPSAFRTALDLVVKGGNITLVGLFAKLVEANLSNAVRKEISIHTSFSSDWENFERAIKLLDRGLFQIDPLVAHYRPDDAIQAFEDAIAKKVPKPMFDF